Proteins from a genomic interval of Ndongobacter massiliensis:
- a CDS encoding extracellular solute-binding protein → MKYFLRMTLGLVLLLMLGACSDESATTDKSKQTEPSSGAATETDSASQQSATEAKQLVVYTSVDQVFSEPILQNFQQESGITVKPVYDIEAAKTVGLVERLIEEKDHPQCDLFWNGETLQTMRLVKEGVVEDKDWQTFGGRGRVFLYDKTAVEKDQLPKTIKELGDADFGKEGLSYAIAYPMFGTTSTHVAMLYGINGAQDTKTLFEAMREHGAMVVDGNSAVKDAVDRGAVAFGLTDTDDALEAMQDNDKLAIAFPDQLEPGDGAMVIPNSVAIIKGSAHEAEARELIDYLLSEDVQKQMVKSGWLSDEVESTKKFDVDWMATFDNYEPSKNDMKEIFAR, encoded by the coding sequence ATGAAATATTTTTTGAGAATGACGCTGGGCTTGGTGCTCTTGCTGATGCTTGGGGCTTGCTCCGACGAGTCGGCAACCACGGACAAATCCAAACAAACCGAGCCATCTTCCGGCGCGGCGACCGAAACGGATTCGGCCTCACAGCAGAGTGCGACAGAGGCAAAGCAGCTGGTGGTTTACACCTCTGTAGACCAGGTCTTCTCTGAACCGATTCTGCAGAACTTTCAACAAGAGTCCGGCATTACCGTCAAGCCGGTATACGATATTGAGGCGGCAAAAACGGTCGGCTTGGTGGAGCGTCTGATCGAAGAAAAGGATCATCCGCAATGTGATTTGTTCTGGAACGGGGAGACCCTGCAGACCATGCGTCTTGTCAAAGAAGGCGTGGTCGAGGACAAGGATTGGCAGACTTTTGGTGGGCGTGGCCGCGTCTTTCTCTATGACAAGACGGCAGTAGAAAAAGACCAATTACCCAAAACCATCAAGGAACTGGGGGATGCAGACTTCGGCAAGGAGGGCCTTTCCTATGCGATCGCATATCCCATGTTTGGAACCACATCGACCCATGTTGCCATGCTCTACGGAATCAACGGGGCACAGGACACCAAAACGCTGTTTGAGGCGATGCGAGAACATGGCGCGATGGTGGTGGACGGCAACAGTGCGGTCAAGGATGCGGTGGACCGTGGGGCAGTAGCCTTCGGATTGACGGATACGGACGATGCCCTAGAGGCCATGCAGGATAATGATAAACTTGCCATTGCCTTTCCGGACCAGCTGGAACCGGGCGATGGAGCGATGGTCATCCCCAATAGCGTCGCCATCATCAAGGGCAGCGCCCACGAGGCGGAGGCCAGGGAACTGATCGACTATCTGCTGTCGGAAGACGTCCAAAAACAGATGGTGAAAAGTGGCTGGCTTTCCGATGAAGTGGAAAGCACCAAGAAATTTGATGTGGATTGGATGGCAACCTTCGACAATTATGAACCATCCAAGAATGACATGAAAGAAATTTTTGCCAGATAG
- a CDS encoding zinc ribbon domain-containing protein has translation MILFQGGTASVAVVGMQDGFCLQTVTGDDISNLLLAAFLFENLWPEDTDESMAEDTTAADDTTAEQGLSNAQFAVSAGVATSEGVAASAQETVSAQTVSAAQVAAPETNPVDDQETTPLQVQRFCGHCGTPVENSAMRFCPKCGQPLD, from the coding sequence ATGATCCTATTTCAGGGAGGGACGGCAAGCGTCGCGGTCGTCGGCATGCAGGATGGCTTTTGTCTTCAGACGGTAACCGGTGATGACATATCCAACTTACTCCTTGCCGCTTTCCTGTTTGAAAATTTATGGCCGGAGGATACGGACGAATCGATGGCGGAGGACACAACCGCGGCGGATGACACGACTGCGGAGCAAGGTCTATCGAATGCACAGTTCGCAGTTTCTGCCGGGGTGGCAACGTCTGAGGGGGTCGCAGCTTCTGCGCAGGAAACAGTTTCTGCACAGACCGTAAGTGCTGCACAGGTTGCAGCACCGGAGACCAACCCAGTGGACGATCAGGAGACAACCCCTCTACAAGTACAGCGCTTCTGCGGACATTGCGGCACGCCTGTTGAAAATAGCGCGATGCGCTTTTGCCCCAAGTGCGGACAGCCGCTGGATTGA